From the genome of Triticum aestivum cultivar Chinese Spring chromosome 3B, IWGSC CS RefSeq v2.1, whole genome shotgun sequence, one region includes:
- the LOC123064640 gene encoding uncharacterized protein isoform X2 has protein sequence MGSTPDVGLVGAERPCARQSRQWLTGFWCGSHPFCWLPQHHGHYSRSWAGWEAEGWFRWCRSSRAAAWRTIELERVTVITLVELLCDEPGV, from the exons ATGGGCTCAACCCCCGATGTTGGCCTTGTCGGAGCAGAGCGACCGTGTGCTCGCCAGTCTAGACAATGGCTCACGGGATTCTGGTGTGGCTCCCATCCCTTCTGTTGGCTTCCTCAACACCATGGCCACTACAGCCGTTCGTGGGCAGGGTGGGAAGCCGAAGGCTG GTTTAGGTGGTGTCGTAGTAGCCGTGCCGCTGCATGGCGCACAATAGAGCTCGAGAGGGTGACCGTGATAACTTTGGTGGAGCTGCTCTGTGATGAACCAGGG GTGTGA
- the LOC123064639 gene encoding uncharacterized protein isoform X1: protein MGSTPDVGLVGAERPCARQSRQWLTGFWCGSRPFCWLVQHHGHYSRSWAGWEAEGWFRWCRSSRAAAWSTIELERVTVITLVELLCDEPGVGSLLPVLSFLRDEPGV from the exons ATGGGCTCAACCCCCGATGTTGGCCTTGTCGGAGCAGAGCGACCGTGTGCTCGCCAGTCTAGACAATGGCTCACGGGATTCTGGTGTGGCTCCCGTCCCTTCTGTTGGCTTGTTCAACACCATGGCCACTACAGCCGTTCGTGGGCAGGGTGGGAAGCCGAAGGCTG GTTTAGGTGGTGTCGTAGCAGCCGTGCCGCTGCATGGAGCACAATAGAGCTCGAGAGGGTGACCGTGATAACTTTGGTGGAGCTGCTCTGTGATGAACCAGGGGTTGGTTCTCTACTACCAGTCCTATCATTTCTCCGTGATGAACCAGGG GTGTGA
- the LOC123064639 gene encoding uncharacterized protein isoform X2: MGSTPDVGLVGAERPCARQSRQWLTGFWCGSRPFCWLVQHHGHYSRSWAGWEAEGWFRWCRSSRAAAWSTIELERVTVITLVELLCDEPGV, translated from the exons ATGGGCTCAACCCCCGATGTTGGCCTTGTCGGAGCAGAGCGACCGTGTGCTCGCCAGTCTAGACAATGGCTCACGGGATTCTGGTGTGGCTCCCGTCCCTTCTGTTGGCTTGTTCAACACCATGGCCACTACAGCCGTTCGTGGGCAGGGTGGGAAGCCGAAGGCTG GTTTAGGTGGTGTCGTAGCAGCCGTGCCGCTGCATGGAGCACAATAGAGCTCGAGAGGGTGACCGTGATAACTTTGGTGGAGCTGCTCTGTGATGAACCAGGG GTGTGA
- the LOC123064640 gene encoding uncharacterized protein isoform X1, which yields MGSTPDVGLVGAERPCARQSRQWLTGFWCGSHPFCWLPQHHGHYSRSWAGWEAEGWFRWCRSSRAAAWRTIELERVTVITLVELLCDEPGVGSLLPVLSFLRDEPGV from the exons ATGGGCTCAACCCCCGATGTTGGCCTTGTCGGAGCAGAGCGACCGTGTGCTCGCCAGTCTAGACAATGGCTCACGGGATTCTGGTGTGGCTCCCATCCCTTCTGTTGGCTTCCTCAACACCATGGCCACTACAGCCGTTCGTGGGCAGGGTGGGAAGCCGAAGGCTG GTTTAGGTGGTGTCGTAGTAGCCGTGCCGCTGCATGGCGCACAATAGAGCTCGAGAGGGTGACCGTGATAACTTTGGTGGAGCTGCTCTGTGATGAACCAGGGGTTGGTTCTCTACTACCAGTCCTATCATTTCTCCGTGATGAACCAGGG GTGTGA